The Cydia amplana chromosome 21, ilCydAmpl1.1, whole genome shotgun sequence genome includes a window with the following:
- the LOC134657861 gene encoding sodium-dependent neutral amino acid transporter B(0)AT3 — translation MAVKAEPIGPRNGHELAPLNTRADGSERPHGVTIVLQGSRGSLQRAPEGPGEDRAAWSGKLQFFLSIIGYSVGLGNIWRFPYLCQQNGGGAFLIPFLIMLVLEGIPLFLIEMAIGQKMRLGSLGVWNTIHPWLGGIGISSCVVTLFVALYYNVIITWVFFYLFNSVRINLPWATCPTDNSSNQVECNKASATAYFWYRSALDASPSIEEPGAPRWWIVLCLLLAWIVVFFIVMKGIQSSGKVVYFTSLFPYVVLTIFFIRGITLPGSADGIVHMYSPKLEMLLQPTVWLDAATQVFYSFGLAFGSLIAFGSYNPPDNNCVRDVLLVSVCNALTAIYASVVIFSILGFKAYTMAERCIASSIEILAHNNVPGFYPNTTFDYYREHYPDLVKENITSRLNLSDCSMSKQLNEAAEGTGLAFIVFTQAIVELPFAPFWSIIFFLMLLSLGLGSQIGIMEGMLCTIFDIEFFKRISKPIITGIVCIFCFVTGLIFTTGAGEYWLKMFDSFAGTIGLVVVALLEMVSVVYIYGHEKFSNDIYEMTGYRPGLYWQLTWRYIGPCVVSCILLSSIISMIYSPPTYGAWNADEGRVVKTPYPDWVLLIALCMILAGILPIPVVLLLRRFQCLAFDMDIHQGSIRRIETTVSTKEMMSDQDVLSPESAPPAPAQLAAEAATRFTIGDFDGVDSDDQRPSKRVPASIARARPKK, via the exons ATGGCGGTGAAAGCAGAGCCGATAGGTCCGAGAAACGGGCATGAGTTGGCCCCTTTGAATACGAGGGCGGATGGAAGCGAGCGGCCTCATGGGGTAACCATTGTCCTGCAGGGGTCCAGGGGGTCGCTGCAGAGGGCCCCGGAAGGGCCAGGGGAGGATAGGGCTGCCTGGTCTGGGAAGTTGCAGTTCTTCCTCTCCATCATTGGGTATTCGGTGGGGTTGGGGAATATATGGAGGTTCCCGTATCTGTGTCAGCAGAATGGAGGAG GTGCCTTCCTCATTCCGTTTCTCATCATGCTGGTGCTGGAAGGCATCCCCCTGTTCCTAATCGAGATGGCCATCGGGCAGAAGATGCGTCTCGGCTCCCTGGGGGTGTGGAACACCATCCACCCCTGGCTGGGGGGGATCGGGATCTCGTCCTGTGTAGTCACGCTGTTCGTTGCGTTGTACTACAACGTCATCATCACCTGGGTGTTCTTCTACCTGTTCAACAGTGTTAGG ATCAACCTCCCCTGGGCCACCTGTCCTACCGACAACAGCAGCAACCAGGTCGAGTGCAACAAGGCCTCAGCCACCGCCTACTTCTGGTACCGCTCGGCCCTGGACGCGTCTCCGAGCATCGAGGAGCCGGGCGCGCCGAGGTGGTGGATCGTGCTGTGTCTGCTGCTCGCCTGGATAGTGGTGTTCTTTATTGTGATGAAGGGGATACAGAGCAGCGGGAAG GTGGTGTACTTCACGTCGCTGTTCCCGTACGTGGTGCTGACCATATTCTTCATCAGAGGGATCACGCTGCCCGGCTCTGCAGACGGCATCGTGCACATGTATAGCCCGAAG CTGGAGATGCTCCTGCAGCCCACCGTGTGGCTGGACGCGGCCACCCAAGTGTTCTActccttcggcctcgctttcgGGTCGCTCATCGCCTTTGGCTCCTACAATCCGCCCGACAACAACTGCGTGCGCGACGTGCTGCTCGTGTCTGTCTGCAACGCCCTTACAGCTATATACGCGTCCGTCGTCATATTTAGCATACTTGGGTTCAAAGCGTATACTATGGCGGAGAGGTGCATTGCTAG CTCCATCGAGATCTTGGCCCACAACAACGTCCCCGGGTTCTACCCTAACACCACCTTCGACTACTACAGAGAGCATTACCCCGATCTCGTCAAGGAGAACATCACTAGCCGACTCAATCTGTCGGATTGCAGCATGAGCAAGCAGCTTAATGAG GCGGCCGAAGGCACAGGCCTAGCCTTCATCGTGTTCACCCAGGCCATCGTGGAACTGCCCTTCGCTCCGTTCTGGTCCATCATCTTCTTCCTGATGCTGCTGTCCCTGGGCCTGGGCAGCCAGATCGGCATCATGGAGGGCATGCTCTGCACCATCTTTGATATTGAGTTCTTTAAGAGGATCAGCAAGCCGATTATCACTG GTATCGTATGCATTTTCTGCTTCGTAACTGGCTTGATCTTCACGAcgggcgcgggcgagtactGGCTCAAGATGTTCGACTCGTTCGCCGGCACCATCGGCCTGGTGGTGGTCGCGCTTTTGGAGATGGTCTCGGTCGTTTACATCTATGGCCATGAGAA GTTCTCAAACGACATCTACGAGATGACGGGCTACCGGCCCGGGCTCTACTGGCAGCTGACGTGGCGCTACATCGGGCCCTGCGTCGTCTCCTGCATCCTGCTGTCGTCGATCATCTCCATGATCTACTCGCCACCCACTTACGGGGCTTGGAATGCTGACGAG GGCCGCGTGGTGAAGACGCCCTACCCCGACTGGGTGCTACTGATCGCCCTCTGCATGATCCTGGCGGGGATCCTGCCCATCCCCGTGGTGCTGCTGCTGCGCCGCTTCCAGTGCCTCGCCTTCGACATGGACATCCACCAGGGCAGCATCAGGAGGATCGAGACCACCGTCTCGACTAAGGAGATGATGAGTGATCAGGAT